In Treponema vincentii, a single window of DNA contains:
- a CDS encoding PTS transporter subunit IIC codes for MAEQTKKITVKFFINTLLNGMAAGIVVALIANAVLGQIFKALAPYGAIFGMLYQSVADVQYLVSAVIGFIVGIQLGFVPIKASMIGLAGFIASGAVRHVDGIVKLVGIGDLINVMIIVALAALVTLWLGNKLGSLTIIVQPIIVAGGLGALGLFILPYVAEVSAAIGRGINSFTVLQPVLMCILIAASFSIVIISPISTVAIGIAIGLAGLASGAANLGVAACTAVLIVGSWRVNKAGITAAIALGGMKLMIPNLVRYPIMALPVVLTAAASGIAGRFLGIMGDKVSAGFGIAGLVSPIKAYELLSGSPAVRIGALLIAYLVVPFGCALLLHILFTKIIKLYKPEIYKSEAV; via the coding sequence ATGGCTGAACAAACAAAGAAAATTACGGTTAAATTTTTTATTAATACGCTTTTAAATGGCATGGCTGCAGGAATTGTTGTTGCCCTTATTGCTAACGCTGTTTTAGGACAGATATTTAAGGCGCTGGCGCCATACGGTGCCATATTCGGTATGCTGTACCAGTCTGTTGCGGATGTGCAATATTTGGTATCTGCGGTGATCGGCTTTATTGTCGGTATACAGCTCGGTTTTGTGCCGATTAAGGCTTCTATGATCGGTCTTGCCGGTTTTATCGCGTCTGGAGCAGTACGCCATGTAGACGGTATTGTTAAACTTGTCGGTATCGGCGACTTAATCAATGTGATGATTATTGTTGCACTGGCAGCCCTTGTTACGCTGTGGTTGGGTAACAAGCTCGGCTCGCTTACGATTATTGTGCAGCCGATTATTGTCGCAGGCGGGCTGGGAGCATTGGGGCTCTTTATCTTGCCGTATGTAGCAGAAGTAAGCGCTGCAATCGGCCGCGGTATTAACTCGTTTACCGTGCTGCAGCCGGTACTGATGTGTATTCTTATTGCCGCATCTTTCTCTATTGTCATTATCTCACCTATTTCGACGGTGGCAATCGGTATTGCGATTGGACTTGCAGGGTTAGCATCCGGGGCTGCAAACTTGGGTGTTGCTGCTTGTACTGCCGTACTTATTGTAGGATCGTGGCGTGTAAATAAGGCTGGAATTACCGCAGCTATTGCCCTCGGCGGTATGAAGCTGATGATTCCAAACCTTGTGCGTTACCCTATTATGGCATTGCCGGTTGTATTAACGGCCGCTGCATCAGGGATCGCAGGGCGTTTCCTAGGTATTATGGGCGATAAGGTGAGTGCCGGTTTTGGTATTGCAGGGCTTGTCAGTCCGATTAAGGCATACGAGCTATTAAGCGGATCTCCCGCTGTGCGGATTGGTGCATTGCTGATTGCATACTTAGTTGTACCGTTCGGCTGTGCTTTGCTGCTGCATATTTTGTTTACAAAAATAATTAAACTCTATAAGCCGGAAATTTATAAATCCGAAGCGGTGTAG
- a CDS encoding YoaK family protein — MILIHLLTFIAGFLNGVFFIIAGTAVSHHTGTITRAALTLSQGAVAEAAAFLLLILSFYIGACISGMLFHKSDCTFSKRYGILLLVFSTVFFAIAVIRPPLQIVLIITCVILGIQNGMFIPYDGILIRTSHFSGYLTDAGLAMGKVMRGKRQELRRGVHYLSGIVCFAAGAAASAFIPSALFFYIIAIFYFFTAIFYFAFIRAV, encoded by the coding sequence ATGATATTAATACATCTGCTAACCTTTATCGCAGGGTTCCTGAACGGTGTATTTTTTATTATAGCCGGTACGGCGGTCAGCCATCACACCGGTACTATTACTCGTGCAGCGCTGACCCTTTCCCAAGGAGCTGTTGCAGAGGCCGCCGCATTTTTATTGCTTATTCTTTCTTTTTATATCGGCGCATGCATCTCCGGTATGCTTTTTCATAAAAGTGATTGTACATTCTCAAAACGCTACGGTATTCTATTATTGGTTTTCTCAACAGTGTTTTTCGCGATCGCCGTTATAAGACCGCCATTGCAAATCGTGCTTATCATAACTTGCGTAATACTTGGTATACAAAACGGTATGTTCATTCCTTATGACGGAATTTTAATACGAACTTCGCATTTTAGCGGCTATTTAACGGATGCGGGACTCGCGATGGGAAAGGTCATGCGTGGAAAACGACAAGAACTACGGCGCGGTGTACATTATCTGTCCGGTATCGTATGTTTTGCCGCCGGGGCAGCCGCTTCCGCATTTATCCCTTCCGCTTTGTTTTTTTATATTATTGCAATTTTCTATTTCTTTACTGCGATATTTTATTTTGCTTTTATTCGTGCGGTTTAA